The Megalops cyprinoides isolate fMegCyp1 chromosome 10, fMegCyp1.pri, whole genome shotgun sequence genome window below encodes:
- the cldn12 gene encoding claudin-12, translating into MSCRDIHATNVFAFIIALVSVGGLLVATLIPQWRVTKLITFNKHARNVTVYDGLWAKCVRQDGNPTCYFYDSEWYTRVDQLDLRILQFALPFGLLFSSLALLLMMCGMCKTACCSAEPAPEAVGKSRCLVNSAGCHLVAGMLLLLAGSIAMAPSVWFLFYTKEMNKKYDNVFSDDFAVYVAIGCSGGLLLAALLLFMWYCMCKRLPSPFWLPLPAMSHSFSTQPLTSNGYPSPIYAPQTYAPQVYAPTVLDAQAYAQSQYAQSQYAQSVAPQGAAVHGYVSQISAPDGYGSEAGASQAYTAHSYAPSQAYGSSYGGGGGARYSTRSRLSAIEIDIPVLQQGH; encoded by the coding sequence ATGTCGTGCCGTGACATACACGCCACGAACGTGTTCGCCTTCATCATCGCGCTGGTTTCAGTGGGAGGCCTACTGGTGGCCACCCTGATTCCGCAGTGGAGGGTGACCAAACTGATCACCTTCAACAAGCACGCGCGCAACGTCACCGTCTACGACGGGCTGTGGGCCAAGTGCGTGCGCCAGGACGGCAACCCCACCTGCTACTTCTACGACTCGGAGTGGTACACCCGCGTGGACCAGCTGGACCTCCGCATCCTGCAGTTCGCCCTGCCCTTCGGCCTCCTCTTCTCGTCCCTCGCCCTGCTCCTGATGATGTGCGGGATGTGCAAGACAGCCTGCTGCTCCGCCGAGCCCGCCCCCGAGGCCGTCGGCAAAAGCAGGTGCCTGGTGAACAGCGCCGGGTGCCACCTGGTGGCCGGCATGCTCCTCCTCCTGGCCGGGAGCATCGCCATGGCGCCCTCCGTCTGGTTCCTCTTCTACACCAAGGAGATGAACAAGAAGTACGACAATGTCTTCTCGGACGACTTCGCCGTGTACGTGGCCATCGGCTGCTCGGGGGGGCTCCTGCTCGCCGCCCTGCTGCTCTTCATGTGGTACTGCATGTGCAAGCGGCTGCCCTCGCCCTTCTGGCTCCCGCTGCCCGCCATGTCGCACAGCTTCTCCACGCAGCCTCTCACCTCCAACGGCTACCCGTCGCCCATATACGCGCCGCAGACCTACGCCCCGCAGGTGTACGCGCCCACGGTCCTCGACGCGCAGGCGTACGCGCAGTCCCAGTACGCCCAGTCCCAGTACGCCCAGAGCGTGGCCCCCCAGGGGGCGGCGGTGCACGGCTACGTGTCTCAGATCTCAGCCCCGGACGGGTACGGCTCGGAGGCGGGGGCGTCGCAGGCCTACACCGCCCACAGCTACGCCCCCTCGCAGGCCTACGGCTCCAGCTatggcggcggcggcggtgcGCGGTACTCCACTCGGTCAAGGCTGTCCGCCATTGAGATTGACATCCCTGTGCTGCAGCAGGGACACTGA